The Pseudofrankia inefficax genome window below encodes:
- a CDS encoding TIR domain-containing protein, whose protein sequence is MRDGGTVGRSDGEADGWDFFVSYVQSDRAWAEWAAWQLEDVGYAVLLQAWDMTPGTSWPSLLDQAVRRARRTIAMVSAAYCTSMIVAVEWQAAFVEVPGGRGRKLLPVRLEDCPREGLLAQVAGVDLFDIAEPDARKRLVAAARLALSGGRAKPAAGPAMPAGTRTSSGPAGFPGRLWMLPPPAAPIVPRPLAEADLLEALLDPAAPVVGMTTGIQGEGGFGKTTLAQMVCSRPEVREAFRGGLLWTEVGQERDGAALTALIDDLVITLTGSGTGLSDPGKAAGALAELLMGRPRTLLVVDDIWRRSQLAPFLEIGRACQLLITTRRASTLPPTARSVIVEQMTDEEARDVLCAGIGELPDEVVARLRAVSGNWPLLLSLAASKLAKDVAEHAAPALAAEQLVLRLQGAGPATLDIGDERSRSVSVRQSVGASLSLLHPENQRRYLELSVFPEDDDVPVEVVGLLWQGSGGLDAFEADELCDRLFDLRLIRRRWTGSGAVIALHDVVRAHLRRELGVDGLRLTHQALLTGIRARLTAQEAPGAWWALPDGRASDYLTRRLAGHLLAAGQVDEAAAVARDLRWIAASIRRTSSTLTAENDLATVGGDEAPLLARALAQNAHLLTGPPPPGGLGPTLAACAAAVPGLATSARAYTQTLARPYLGFGWSTDRKNPTQLRAFAGHTAPVGMVVFSPDGRLLATGASDGTARLWDVATGVVRAVLPGYGGTATTVAFSPDGSTLATYGAEGTARLWDAGTGTERACLAGHDRAVNALVFSPEEILVATGGQDGTARLWDVVTGAERAAFTGHVGAVTTMAFSPDGRLLVTGGADRTARIWRPGATAEPVVLTGHAGSIKVVRFSPDGRMVVTGGYDRTVRLWDAATGDELTVITDYKGRVTGVTFSPDGRLLAVVGHARSVLLFDLATGVEHAILAGHTGGVSGAVFSPDGRVIATSSEDWTVRLWNSATGTANAILSGHGRPVNGLAFSPDGQVLATGSDDTYALIWDVADGADHQARGGHTHQVTETVFSRDGRLIATGSDDKTVRLWDVETGAEHPALDGYAGWGNVVAFSPNGRLLATDCFDNTVRLWDPASGAQRAVLVGHTRPISGAAFSPDGSLLATCSHDRTARVWDPEAGVERRALVGHSGRILTVLFSPDGQTIATGGAHGTVRLWDVATGADRAVLHGADRMKSRPAFSPDGRFLAVSGPDCTVQLWNVVTGAEKTVLAGHSGPVTGGLFSPVGGLFATSSADGTVRLWDAMTGVAGRVLTGHRGAVAGVAFSPHGELLASGGHDGTIRIWDVAGGVAVSSLRINGPISRLTWNDEFLCCAAGREVTILRCVS, encoded by the coding sequence ATGCGCGACGGGGGGACTGTCGGCCGCTCTGACGGCGAGGCCGATGGCTGGGACTTCTTTGTGTCCTATGTGCAGTCGGATCGGGCCTGGGCGGAGTGGGCCGCCTGGCAGCTCGAAGACGTTGGTTACGCGGTGCTCCTGCAGGCCTGGGACATGACGCCGGGCACGAGCTGGCCCTCCCTGCTGGACCAAGCTGTCCGGCGGGCCCGCCGGACCATCGCGATGGTCTCCGCGGCCTATTGCACCTCAATGATTGTCGCCGTCGAGTGGCAGGCGGCGTTCGTCGAGGTTCCTGGCGGGCGGGGACGGAAGCTGCTTCCCGTGCGCCTTGAGGACTGCCCACGGGAGGGCCTGCTCGCCCAGGTCGCAGGCGTGGACCTGTTCGACATCGCGGAGCCTGACGCGCGCAAGCGGCTGGTCGCGGCGGCGCGGCTCGCGTTGTCCGGCGGCCGGGCGAAACCGGCGGCCGGTCCCGCGATGCCGGCCGGAACACGGACATCCTCGGGTCCAGCGGGCTTCCCAGGCCGGTTGTGGATGCTTCCACCGCCTGCGGCGCCCATAGTGCCGAGACCCTTGGCCGAGGCCGACCTCCTCGAAGCCCTGCTGGACCCCGCGGCGCCCGTCGTCGGAATGACGACCGGGATCCAGGGGGAGGGCGGCTTCGGGAAAACCACACTGGCCCAAATGGTGTGTAGCCGGCCGGAGGTCCGCGAGGCGTTCCGGGGCGGCCTGTTATGGACGGAAGTCGGCCAAGAACGCGACGGCGCCGCGTTGACCGCTCTCATCGATGACCTGGTGATCACCCTCACCGGCTCCGGAACGGGTCTGTCAGACCCGGGCAAGGCCGCGGGTGCGCTCGCGGAGCTGCTCATGGGCCGGCCGCGCACGCTCCTGGTCGTCGACGACATCTGGCGGCGGTCTCAGCTGGCGCCGTTCCTGGAGATAGGCCGAGCCTGCCAGCTGTTGATCACGACCCGCCGTGCATCCACACTGCCGCCCACCGCCAGATCGGTAATCGTCGAACAGATGACCGATGAGGAAGCGCGCGACGTGCTGTGCGCCGGAATCGGTGAGCTCCCCGACGAGGTCGTGGCTCGGCTGCGAGCGGTGTCCGGCAACTGGCCGCTGCTCCTGAGCCTGGCAGCGAGCAAGCTCGCCAAGGATGTGGCCGAGCATGCCGCTCCTGCCCTGGCCGCTGAACAACTGGTCCTGCGCCTGCAGGGCGCCGGACCGGCGACTCTCGATATCGGAGACGAGCGCAGCCGCAGCGTCAGCGTCCGCCAGTCGGTCGGGGCCAGCCTGTCGCTCCTTCACCCTGAGAACCAGCGCCGCTATCTGGAGCTGAGTGTCTTTCCCGAGGACGACGATGTGCCCGTCGAGGTCGTCGGCCTCCTTTGGCAGGGGTCAGGCGGGCTCGACGCGTTCGAGGCCGACGAGCTCTGCGACCGGCTGTTTGACCTACGGCTGATCCGACGGCGGTGGACCGGCTCCGGAGCTGTGATCGCCCTGCACGACGTCGTTCGCGCCCACCTGCGCCGCGAGCTCGGCGTGGACGGGCTACGCCTCACCCATCAGGCGTTGCTGACAGGCATCCGTGCGCGCCTCACTGCACAGGAAGCCCCAGGCGCCTGGTGGGCGTTGCCCGACGGTCGGGCGAGCGACTACCTGACCCGGCGCCTGGCCGGGCACCTTCTCGCCGCCGGCCAGGTCGATGAGGCCGCCGCGGTTGCCCGGGATCTGCGCTGGATCGCGGCGTCTATCCGCCGTACCAGTTCGACCTTGACGGCCGAGAATGACCTGGCCACGGTCGGCGGGGACGAGGCTCCGCTGCTCGCGCGCGCCCTTGCTCAGAACGCCCATCTGCTGACCGGCCCGCCCCCGCCCGGTGGCCTCGGCCCCACCCTGGCCGCCTGCGCCGCCGCGGTCCCAGGACTTGCCACGAGCGCGCGGGCGTACACACAAACCCTGGCCCGCCCCTATCTCGGTTTCGGCTGGTCCACAGACAGAAAGAATCCCACGCAGCTCCGGGCGTTTGCCGGGCACACCGCGCCGGTCGGGATGGTCGTCTTCTCACCTGACGGTCGTCTGTTGGCGACAGGCGCCAGTGACGGCACAGCGCGACTGTGGGATGTCGCCACCGGAGTTGTGCGCGCGGTTCTCCCCGGGTATGGCGGCACCGCTACCACCGTGGCATTTTCACCTGACGGCAGCACGCTCGCGACCTATGGTGCTGAGGGGACAGCGCGCCTCTGGGACGCGGGAACAGGAACCGAGCGCGCATGCCTTGCTGGGCATGATCGGGCGGTGAACGCGCTCGTCTTCTCGCCGGAAGAAATCCTGGTAGCGACCGGCGGGCAGGACGGAACAGCACGACTGTGGGACGTCGTCACCGGCGCCGAGCGAGCGGCCTTTACCGGCCACGTCGGTGCGGTGACCACGATGGCGTTCTCGCCGGATGGTCGCCTCCTGGTTACCGGAGGCGCCGACAGAACGGCACGCATCTGGAGGCCCGGCGCGACCGCGGAACCGGTTGTCCTCACGGGTCACGCCGGCTCGATCAAGGTGGTCCGGTTTTCCCCGGATGGGCGTATGGTCGTCACCGGAGGATATGACCGCACAGTACGGCTCTGGGATGCGGCGACCGGTGATGAACTGACCGTCATCACCGACTATAAAGGCCGGGTAACCGGTGTGACGTTTTCGCCCGACGGGCGGCTGCTCGCGGTCGTAGGCCACGCGCGCTCCGTGCTGCTGTTCGACCTCGCGACCGGGGTCGAACACGCGATTCTCGCTGGCCACACGGGTGGAGTGTCGGGCGCCGTTTTCTCGCCTGACGGCAGGGTGATCGCCACGAGTAGCGAGGATTGGACGGTCCGCTTATGGAACTCCGCGACGGGCACCGCGAACGCCATCCTTTCTGGCCACGGGCGGCCCGTCAACGGGCTGGCGTTCTCGCCCGATGGCCAGGTCCTCGCCACGGGCAGCGATGACACCTACGCGCTGATCTGGGATGTGGCGGACGGAGCCGACCATCAGGCCCGCGGCGGCCACACCCACCAGGTGACAGAAACCGTATTCTCACGGGACGGCCGCTTGATCGCCACCGGTAGCGACGACAAGACGGTGCGGCTGTGGGACGTCGAAACTGGCGCGGAACACCCGGCCCTCGATGGCTACGCCGGCTGGGGTAACGTCGTCGCGTTCTCGCCCAACGGGCGCCTGCTCGCCACCGATTGCTTCGACAACACAGTGCGGCTGTGGGATCCAGCCTCCGGAGCCCAGCGCGCCGTTCTTGTCGGGCATACCCGGCCCATCTCCGGTGCGGCATTTTCGCCGGACGGAAGTCTGCTCGCAACCTGCAGCCACGACCGTACAGCGCGAGTGTGGGATCCGGAGGCTGGAGTCGAACGTCGGGCTCTCGTCGGTCACAGCGGTCGTATCCTGACTGTTCTCTTCTCGCCAGACGGCCAGACAATCGCCACCGGCGGCGCGCACGGAACAGTGCGCTTGTGGGATGTCGCCACAGGCGCCGACCGCGCTGTCCTCCACGGCGCCGACAGGATGAAATCCAGGCCGGCCTTCTCCCCGGATGGTCGATTTCTCGCTGTCAGTGGCCCCGATTGCACCGTACAGCTCTGGAATGTGGTGACCGGTGCCGAAAAAACCGTCCTCGCCGGCCACAGCGGGCCGGTGACCGGGGGACTGTTTTCGCCTGTAGGCGGACTATTCGCCACGAGTAGCGCCGACGGGACGGTGAGACTGTGGGACGCGATGACAGGTGTCGCGGGCCGGGTTCTTACCGGCCATAGAGGCGCCGTAGCCGGGGTGGCGTTCTCGCCGCACGGCGAGTTGCTGGCGAGTGGCGGTCACGACGGAACAATCCGGATCTGGGACGTCGCCGGAGGTGTCGCGGTCTCTTCGCTCAGAATCAACGGTCCGATCAGCCGCCTGACATGGAACGACGAATTCCTGTGCTGCGCCGCCGGTCGCGAAGTGACTATACTGCGGTGCGTTTCCTAA
- a CDS encoding SulP family inorganic anion transporter, translated as MIAATMRGYRVGWLRRDVVAGLMLVAIAVPEQMATAGLAGAPAVAGLYAFVAGSVLFALLGRHPQLSVGADSTIAPVMAIGVGGVATVGTPGYAHLLAVLALLVGGLVVAVGLLRLGWISQFLSTPVVTGVLAGIAAQILVHQLPAVLGVPGGGTTTIGRVRAIAAQLGHVTGWAVGIALGVLAIIVLTERVDRRIPGALIGVVGSILVVFGFGLASHGVAVVGAIDTGMPSFGLASASLADVRALVGPALTVAFICVVQSAATERGSGTAARGSESFNRDLVAVGAGSLASGLTGSFAVNASPPRTEVVVSSGGRSQAGSLVAAGLVVVLLATATQSLEYLPRAALGAILVFVASRLLRVGEFRSILRFDRLEFVLAIITALAVALVGIEQGVLVAMLLSLADRTWRAARPRDAVLGREPGTEHWIPSDVGQPVEQVPGVLVYLPYAPLWYGNAEFIAVRLRAVLDATTPPVHAFVLDANGISDIDYTGARMLGELATELRHRGVTMGVARSSHLVHHDLKHAGLVDAIGPERIYATVDQAVDDLTGPPSRPADDDRPERPATGR; from the coding sequence GTGATCGCTGCGACGATGCGCGGCTACCGGGTGGGATGGCTGCGGCGTGACGTCGTGGCCGGGCTGATGCTCGTCGCGATCGCCGTGCCGGAGCAGATGGCGACCGCGGGCCTGGCCGGCGCGCCGGCGGTCGCGGGACTTTACGCGTTCGTGGCCGGGTCGGTGTTGTTCGCGCTGCTGGGCCGTCATCCCCAGTTGTCCGTCGGGGCGGACTCCACGATCGCGCCGGTGATGGCCATCGGTGTCGGCGGCGTCGCGACGGTCGGAACGCCTGGCTACGCGCACCTGCTGGCAGTCCTCGCCCTGCTGGTGGGCGGACTGGTCGTCGCCGTCGGCCTGCTGCGCCTCGGGTGGATCTCGCAGTTCCTGTCCACCCCGGTGGTCACGGGTGTGCTGGCGGGGATCGCGGCGCAGATCCTGGTCCATCAGCTCCCCGCCGTCCTCGGGGTGCCCGGCGGTGGCACGACGACGATCGGGCGGGTGCGGGCCATCGCCGCGCAGCTCGGGCACGTCACCGGCTGGGCGGTGGGAATCGCCCTCGGCGTGCTCGCGATCATTGTTCTCACCGAACGCGTCGACCGCCGGATTCCGGGCGCGTTGATCGGCGTGGTCGGCTCCATTCTGGTCGTCTTCGGCTTCGGCCTCGCCTCGCACGGCGTGGCGGTCGTCGGCGCGATCGACACCGGCATGCCGAGCTTCGGCCTGGCCTCGGCGTCGCTCGCCGACGTGCGCGCCCTGGTCGGACCGGCGTTGACCGTCGCGTTCATCTGCGTCGTCCAGTCCGCGGCGACCGAGCGAGGGTCCGGAACCGCAGCTCGCGGCTCCGAGAGCTTCAACCGCGATCTCGTCGCTGTGGGAGCCGGAAGCCTCGCGTCCGGCCTCACCGGCTCGTTCGCGGTCAACGCGAGCCCGCCGCGGACGGAGGTCGTCGTCTCGTCGGGTGGGCGGTCGCAGGCCGGGTCACTCGTCGCCGCCGGTCTCGTCGTCGTGCTGCTCGCGACCGCCACGCAGTCGCTCGAATACCTGCCGCGGGCCGCGCTGGGCGCCATTCTGGTCTTCGTCGCGTCTCGGCTGCTGCGGGTGGGCGAGTTCCGGTCGATCCTGCGCTTCGACCGGCTCGAGTTCGTCCTCGCCATCATCACCGCGCTCGCCGTCGCGCTGGTGGGAATCGAACAGGGCGTCCTCGTGGCGATGCTGCTGTCGCTCGCCGATCGGACCTGGCGAGCCGCCCGTCCCCGCGACGCCGTCCTCGGCCGCGAACCCGGCACGGAACACTGGATCCCGTCCGACGTCGGCCAGCCGGTCGAGCAGGTGCCCGGCGTCCTCGTCTACCTTCCCTACGCGCCACTGTGGTACGGCAACGCCGAGTTCATCGCGGTCCGCCTGCGGGCCGTCCTCGACGCGACGACACCGCCGGTCCACGCCTTCGTCCTCGACGCCAACGGAATCTCGGACATCGACTACACCGGAGCCCGGATGCTCGGCGAACTGGCGACGGAGCTCCGGCACCGGGGCGTGACGATGGGGGTCGCCCGCTCCTCCCACCTGGTCCACCATGACCTCAAGCACGCGGGCCTGGTCGACGCCATCGGACCGGAGCGCATCTACGCGACCGTCGACCAGGCCGTCGACGACCTGACCGGGCCGCCGTCGCGCCCAGCCGACGACGATCGCCCCGAGAGGCCCGCCACCGGTCGGTAG
- a CDS encoding polyketide antibiotic transporter, with product MRLLARRELRDSRIRTAVFVYLFAVYSFVQPVGYRHSFPDRASRLRFADSFAVNKGLRLLYGQPHDVSTVPGYAAWRVGGVLALAAAAFGVLAAVRALRAQEESGRLEVILAGPVARGGAYWGSVAAVAVGAGLLWAAEFLGLVAGGVPVTGAAYLALATVSVAAVFAGVGALASQLAPTGRGALGLGFAVLALLFAVRVLADTVPGLAGLRWATPLGWAELLRPFAAPRPLVLLLPLAATAALLWASARLASRRDLGTGLLPRRDSAPARRFLLASPTAQALRTQLGAVATWVAAMAVLMFILGVVSRSISPSDIPQGTQDEIAKLGTGSIATPAGYLAFLFLFVVVAVSACACAQVGAAREEELDQRLETLLAQPVRRSRWLAGRLALAVAVLAVLALTAGFFAWTGAIVGGVRISLPRMLEAGANSLPTAVLFLGLAALAYALAPRAGSGLAYGGLVVAFGWQLVASLLGPPQWVVDLSPFAHVGLVPAQPFRPVAAVILAAVGVAAAAAATTLFGRRDLASR from the coding sequence ATGCGGCTGCTGGCGAGGCGGGAGCTGCGGGACAGCAGGATTCGCACGGCCGTGTTCGTCTACCTGTTCGCGGTGTACTCCTTCGTGCAGCCGGTCGGCTACCGGCACAGCTTTCCCGACCGGGCCTCCCGGCTGCGCTTCGCCGACAGCTTCGCGGTCAACAAGGGGCTGCGGCTGCTCTACGGGCAGCCCCACGACGTCAGCACGGTCCCGGGCTACGCGGCCTGGCGGGTCGGCGGTGTGCTGGCCCTGGCCGCCGCCGCGTTCGGCGTGCTGGCGGCCGTGCGCGCACTGCGCGCTCAGGAGGAGTCCGGGCGGCTGGAGGTCATCCTCGCGGGCCCGGTCGCGCGCGGCGGTGCCTACTGGGGGTCGGTAGCCGCCGTCGCGGTGGGAGCTGGGCTGCTCTGGGCGGCGGAGTTCCTCGGCCTGGTCGCGGGTGGCGTGCCGGTGACGGGCGCGGCCTACCTGGCGCTGGCCACCGTGTCGGTCGCCGCGGTGTTCGCCGGTGTCGGCGCCCTGGCCAGCCAGCTCGCGCCCACCGGACGGGGTGCCCTCGGGCTGGGCTTCGCGGTGTTGGCCCTCCTGTTCGCCGTCCGCGTCCTCGCCGACACCGTGCCGGGCCTGGCTGGGCTGCGCTGGGCGACGCCACTGGGGTGGGCCGAACTGCTCAGACCTTTCGCGGCGCCGCGCCCGCTGGTGCTCCTGCTGCCCCTCGCGGCGACCGCCGCCCTGCTCTGGGCGAGCGCGCGGCTGGCGTCACGGCGCGACCTCGGCACCGGGCTGCTGCCGCGGCGCGACAGTGCTCCGGCGCGCCGGTTCCTGCTGGCCTCGCCGACGGCGCAGGCGTTGCGCACCCAGCTCGGCGCCGTCGCCACCTGGGTCGCGGCGATGGCGGTGCTGATGTTCATTCTGGGCGTCGTCTCCCGGAGCATCTCGCCGTCGGACATTCCCCAGGGCACCCAGGACGAGATCGCCAAGCTGGGCACCGGATCGATCGCGACCCCGGCCGGCTATCTGGCCTTTCTGTTCCTCTTCGTGGTCGTCGCGGTCAGCGCGTGCGCGTGCGCGCAGGTGGGCGCCGCGCGGGAGGAGGAACTCGACCAGCGTCTGGAGACGCTGCTCGCACAGCCGGTCCGTCGGTCCCGGTGGCTGGCCGGCCGCCTCGCTCTCGCCGTAGCGGTCCTTGCCGTGCTGGCGCTCACCGCCGGGTTCTTCGCCTGGACCGGAGCGATCGTCGGGGGCGTGCGGATCTCCCTGCCCAGGATGCTGGAGGCGGGAGCGAACAGCCTTCCGACGGCGGTGCTGTTCCTTGGCCTCGCCGCCCTCGCCTACGCCCTTGCCCCGCGGGCCGGCAGCGGTCTCGCCTACGGCGGTCTCGTGGTGGCCTTCGGGTGGCAGCTCGTCGCCTCGCTGCTCGGCCCACCCCAGTGGGTGGTCGACCTGAGCCCGTTCGCCCATGTCGGACTGGTCCCGGCCCAACCGTTCCGGCCCGTCGCCGCGGTCATCCTGGCGGCCGTCGGCGTGGCGGCCGCGGCCGCCGCGACAACGCTGTTCGGTCGTCGCGATCTGGCCAGCCGCTGA
- a CDS encoding sulfotransferase family protein, with product MRDRLVQFPIFLLSPPRSGSTLLRCILDSHSRIHSPHELYLDMQRVKCFSSFGETSLKVSGLTLRGAEHLLWDRLLHRSLVASGKDIIVEKTPTNVYMWERIVECWPDARFIFLIRHPAAVAESAVAAVKSFGARDRLKYARDITQDAVRLVIGGHARDLKIGIEPFMTKLEAARQALPGRTVRYEDLATRPAEVMTDLCAFIGVDFEPAMLDYGAGRDQFVPGIGDWRDKIRSGRIQPPAQPPPSIPPKLRAVARAWGYLEPDNPDSTTDGRDDRARPRPSDDLEVAAEPRAPLVPRPRVGEAGAQVNVSSHGKAGPWPADPEHSLDPPPA from the coding sequence ATGCGCGACAGACTGGTGCAATTTCCGATCTTCCTGCTGTCGCCGCCACGGTCGGGGTCGACCCTTCTGCGATGCATTCTGGACAGCCACAGCCGTATCCACTCGCCGCACGAGCTATACCTGGACATGCAACGGGTGAAATGTTTCTCCTCGTTCGGCGAGACGTCCTTGAAGGTCTCCGGGCTCACCCTCCGAGGCGCGGAGCACCTCCTCTGGGACCGCCTCCTGCACCGAAGTCTGGTCGCCAGCGGCAAGGACATCATCGTCGAGAAGACGCCCACCAACGTGTACATGTGGGAGCGAATCGTCGAGTGCTGGCCAGACGCCCGTTTCATCTTCCTCATCCGCCATCCGGCGGCCGTGGCCGAGTCCGCGGTCGCGGCGGTGAAGAGCTTTGGCGCGAGAGATCGCCTGAAGTATGCCCGCGACATCACCCAGGACGCCGTCCGCCTGGTGATCGGAGGCCACGCGCGGGACCTGAAGATCGGCATCGAACCGTTCATGACAAAGCTGGAGGCGGCCCGGCAGGCGCTGCCCGGCCGCACGGTGCGTTACGAGGATCTCGCGACCCGGCCGGCGGAGGTCATGACCGACCTCTGCGCGTTCATCGGCGTCGACTTCGAGCCGGCCATGCTCGACTACGGCGCCGGCCGCGACCAGTTCGTTCCCGGCATCGGCGACTGGCGCGACAAGATCCGATCAGGCCGGATTCAGCCACCGGCCCAGCCGCCCCCGTCGATTCCACCCAAACTGCGTGCCGTTGCCCGCGCCTGGGGATACCTGGAGCCGGACAACCCGGACTCGACCACGGATGGCAGAGACGACCGCGCCCGACCTCGTCCCAGCGACGATCTGGAAGTCGCGGCCGAGCCGCGGGCCCCGCTCGTTCCGCGCCCACGCGTCGGCGAGGCCGGGGCGCAGGTCAACGTCAGTTCCCACGGCAAGGCGGGCCCCTGGCCCGCCGACCCGGAGCACAGCCTCGACCCGCCGCCGGCCTAG
- a CDS encoding TetR/AcrR family transcriptional regulator translates to MSSTVGPVGADAATPADDAGSSSAQRTGTRRRGAALERAIIAAVWEELAAVGYSGLTIEGVAERARTSRTVLYRRWSTRAQLVVAAMTQSIPEPADLPDTGDLRTDVITLLTRLESRFEGLPADAVRGLLFEVLQDPEAIAIRDQVVQPQCTDLVMILLGRAASRGEIDPSVIRRRVASLPKDLVRAEYLTRKDGRVPEDVIAEIVDDVFLPLVRYRPSGGG, encoded by the coding sequence ATGAGCAGCACCGTCGGCCCAGTCGGCGCGGACGCCGCCACACCGGCCGACGACGCGGGCTCCTCCAGCGCTCAGCGGACCGGCACGCGCCGGCGGGGCGCCGCGCTCGAGCGGGCGATCATCGCCGCCGTGTGGGAGGAGCTGGCCGCGGTCGGCTACTCGGGCCTCACGATCGAAGGCGTCGCGGAACGCGCCCGCACCAGCAGAACCGTTCTGTACCGCCGCTGGTCCACCCGGGCGCAGCTCGTCGTCGCGGCCATGACGCAGTCGATCCCGGAGCCGGCGGACCTGCCCGACACCGGCGACCTGCGCACCGACGTGATCACACTGTTGACGCGACTCGAAAGCCGGTTCGAGGGGCTGCCCGCCGACGCCGTACGCGGGTTGCTGTTCGAGGTTCTTCAGGATCCGGAGGCGATCGCGATCCGCGATCAGGTCGTCCAGCCGCAGTGCACCGACCTGGTCATGATCCTTCTTGGCCGCGCGGCCTCCCGCGGGGAGATCGACCCGTCGGTGATCAGGCGTCGTGTCGCCAGCCTGCCCAAGGACCTCGTCCGCGCCGAGTACCTGACCAGGAAGGACGGCCGCGTCCCCGAGGACGTCATCGCCGAGATCGTCGACGACGTGTTCCTCCCGCTCGTGAGATACCGGCCGTCGGGCGGCGGCTGA
- a CDS encoding MFS transporter: MGARRVALCLLAVGLDTTVLNTALPTLSTTLGASTSELQWITDSYNLVLAALLLPAGLLGDRYGRKRLIMGALAVFGAGSVWSAYSTSPGELAAARAVLGVGAAFLIPLVVAGVLVLFEPAERPRAIAVVTLGSMVGIPLGPIAGGLLLHGFWWGSVFLINAPVAVVGLIAVATLLPESRNPDASGLDPFGIALSAAGMVGVTYGVIEAGDRGWTDVRSLGPLIGGVVILGLFIVVERRVARTRDALIDLALFRARAYTAGTILVTIMAFALFGVLFNTPQYLRGVLGADSLGTGLRLLPMLGAMMVGVQTATRVVQRIGPKAIVTVGLLVTSAGLFLGAFTTTATSYGEAAVWFALFGLGVGLSIPTATLAAVGSLEKARAGAGSALVFATRQLGSTVGVAILGTLALARYRGGLDLPGAAGDTAARDSVTSGVAVAHRLHDPALLTSVQTAFVHGMDLTLWLCGGISLAGAALALAILPGHTPPPTAPAVPSQASPSEPALTEDVR, translated from the coding sequence GTGGGCGCTCGGCGCGTCGCCCTGTGCCTGCTTGCTGTCGGTCTGGACACCACCGTGCTCAACACGGCGCTGCCCACACTGAGCACGACACTCGGAGCGTCGACGAGCGAGCTCCAATGGATCACCGACTCGTACAACCTCGTACTGGCCGCCCTGCTGCTGCCGGCCGGCCTGTTGGGTGACCGCTACGGGCGTAAGAGGCTCATCATGGGCGCGCTGGCCGTCTTCGGCGCAGGCTCCGTCTGGAGCGCCTATTCGACGTCGCCTGGGGAACTGGCGGCGGCTCGTGCCGTCCTCGGCGTTGGCGCGGCCTTCCTGATCCCGCTCGTGGTCGCCGGGGTTCTGGTCCTCTTCGAGCCGGCGGAGCGGCCGCGGGCCATCGCGGTCGTGACGCTGGGCAGCATGGTGGGCATCCCGCTCGGGCCGATCGCGGGTGGCCTGCTGCTGCACGGCTTCTGGTGGGGCTCGGTGTTTCTGATCAACGCGCCGGTGGCGGTCGTCGGCCTGATCGCGGTGGCGACGTTGCTGCCGGAGTCGCGTAACCCGGACGCCTCCGGGCTCGACCCGTTCGGCATCGCGCTGTCCGCCGCCGGCATGGTCGGCGTGACCTACGGCGTGATCGAGGCCGGTGATCGTGGCTGGACCGACGTCCGGTCGCTCGGGCCACTGATCGGCGGCGTGGTGATCCTCGGTCTGTTCATCGTGGTGGAGCGCCGCGTGGCGAGGACCCGGGACGCGCTGATCGACCTGGCGCTGTTCCGGGCCCGCGCCTACACCGCCGGCACCATCCTCGTAACGATCATGGCTTTCGCGCTGTTCGGCGTCCTGTTCAACACTCCGCAGTACCTGCGCGGGGTGCTCGGGGCCGACTCTCTGGGCACGGGCCTGCGGCTGCTGCCCATGCTCGGGGCGATGATGGTCGGCGTCCAGACCGCGACCCGAGTCGTCCAGCGGATCGGGCCGAAGGCGATCGTGACGGTGGGCCTCCTGGTCACGTCCGCCGGGCTGTTCCTCGGTGCGTTCACGACGACCGCCACCAGCTACGGCGAAGCGGCGGTGTGGTTCGCGCTGTTCGGCCTCGGCGTCGGCCTCTCGATCCCGACCGCGACCCTCGCGGCCGTCGGCTCCCTGGAGAAGGCCCGCGCAGGCGCTGGGTCCGCCCTCGTCTTCGCGACGCGCCAGCTCGGCAGCACGGTCGGCGTCGCGATCCTCGGCACCCTCGCGCTGGCCCGCTACCGAGGCGGCCTCGACCTCCCGGGCGCCGCGGGCGACACCGCCGCCCGCGACAGCGTGACCTCTGGCGTCGCCGTGGCACACCGGCTGCACGACCCCGCGCTGCTCACCTCGGTCCAGACGGCCTTCGTCCACGGCATGGACCTGACGCTCTGGCTTTGTGGTGGCATCAGCCTCGCCGGAGCCGCGCTGGCCCTCGCGATCCTGCCCGGCCATACCCCGCCACCGACGGCCCCCGCGGTGCCAAGCCAGGCCAGCCCGTCCGAGCCCGCGCTGACGGAGGACGTGCGGTAG